The following coding sequences lie in one bacterium genomic window:
- a CDS encoding cation:proton antiporter subunit C, whose translation MLTKIIANVDFIFAIILFCIGLYGVATKTNLIKKLIGLNIIETSVYLFFIALGDARFGENIKYWGRSPVIMNIADVKTGKEVMINPIPTGLILTAIVVSVSVTAFALSLAVKLYEHYGTLDTSKIKKLRG comes from the coding sequence ATGTTGACAAAAATCATTGCCAATGTAGACTTTATTTTTGCCATTATTCTTTTTTGTATCGGCCTTTATGGTGTTGCAACAAAGACAAATCTAATTAAAAAACTTATCGGGTTGAATATTATTGAAACGTCTGTTTATCTTTTTTTTATTGCGCTGGGAGATGCCAGATTTGGAGAAAATATTAAATATTGGGGAAGATCTCCTGTTATTATGAATATTGCTGATGTAAAAACAGGCAAAGAAGTTATGATCAATCCGATTCCGACAGGATTAATACTTACAGCGATTGTAGTAAGTGTAAGTGTAACGGCCTTTGCCTTGTCACTGGCAGTAAAATTGTATGAACATTACGGGACACTTGATACATCAAAGATAAAGAAATTAAGAGGTTAA
- a CDS encoding MnhB domain-containing protein, whose protein sequence is MKKMLVPACFILFGFFMIIVVLHLSPVGDPRLPSYAGYINPQTAVENIPKTGQSAALYYNKNAVSDSNAMSAICAMILDYRGYDTLYEATVLFTAIICVLSVLGFDSGKGFSISEYRKLSINVSDISRRMVPFILLFGIYIILHGHLSAGGGFQGGVVIGAGFIIYAIVFGREKALHYVPEDVIKVTNSLGTSIYAAIGLLGIIFGYNFLANKVAGIPPIGQPGVLLSAGTLFGINIGIGMNVSSTMIRLFFAFKYEEKEEVSC, encoded by the coding sequence ATGAAAAAGATGCTTGTCCCTGCGTGTTTTATCCTGTTTGGTTTTTTTATGATTATAGTAGTGTTGCATCTTTCGCCTGTGGGTGACCCAAGGCTTCCGAGTTACGCGGGATATATTAATCCGCAAACTGCCGTTGAAAACATTCCCAAAACAGGACAATCAGCGGCCCTTTATTATAATAAAAATGCCGTTTCCGACTCCAACGCGATGAGCGCCATTTGTGCGATGATATTGGATTACCGGGGTTATGACACGTTGTACGAGGCTACAGTGCTTTTTACCGCCATAATATGCGTTCTGTCCGTTTTGGGTTTTGATTCGGGAAAAGGATTTAGTATAAGCGAATACCGGAAACTAAGCATAAATGTATCGGATATCTCGAGAAGGATGGTGCCTTTTATTTTATTGTTTGGGATTTATATTATCTTACACGGGCATCTTTCAGCGGGCGGCGGCTTCCAGGGCGGGGTTGTGATCGGCGCGGGATTTATTATATATGCAATAGTTTTCGGACGGGAAAAGGCCTTACATTATGTCCCGGAAGATGTTATAAAAGTAACCAATAGCCTGGGAACAAGTATCTACGCGGCCATAGGGCTTCTGGGAATAATTTTCGGTTATAATTTTCTGGCGAACAAGGTTGCCGGCATCCCTCCAATAGGACAGCCGGGGGTTTTATTAAGCGCAGGAACGCTTTTTGGAATCAATATCGGTATCGGAATGAATGTGTCAAGCACGATGATCCGTTTATTTTTTGCCTTTAAGTATGAAGAAAAAGAAGAGGTTTCATGTTGA
- a CDS encoding hydrogenase subunit MbhD domain-containing protein, which yields MDMVMISHIIILIFLVVTALAAIILKDLFASVIVYSAYSFCMCVTYLILRSADVAMTEAAVGAGVTTILFISALAKTTRKEDK from the coding sequence ATGGACATGGTCATGATATCTCATATAATTATCCTGATTTTTCTGGTAGTAACGGCGCTGGCCGCTATAATCCTGAAAGATTTGTTTGCCTCTGTGATAGTATACAGCGCCTATAGTTTCTGCATGTGCGTAACTTACCTGATACTTCGTTCGGCTGATGTAGCCATGACTGAAGCCGCGGTAGGTGCGGGAGTTACAACCATACTTTTTATTTCCGCCCTGGCAAAGACCACACGAAAGGAGGATAAATGA
- a CDS encoding monovalent cation/H(+) antiporter subunit G has protein sequence MILGFFETFCRILASILIFSGLFFFITATIGVIRMPDLYNRGHVSGKGDSPGFLLTLSGVWLYWITINPIQSLKILLILFFMLFSNPIVIHAILRVSFYKKMPFTDGTTESYLSEKKEKEL, from the coding sequence ATGATATTGGGATTTTTTGAGACATTTTGCCGGATTCTGGCATCTATTTTAATTTTTTCGGGTCTTTTCTTTTTTATCACTGCAACAATTGGCGTAATCAGGATGCCTGATCTTTACAACCGTGGGCATGTTTCCGGAAAGGGCGACAGTCCCGGTTTTCTCCTTACATTATCCGGTGTCTGGCTTTATTGGATTACGATAAATCCAATCCAGAGCTTAAAAATTCTGCTTATCCTGTTTTTTATGCTTTTTTCCAATCCCATAGTCATTCACGCGATATTGCGGGTATCTTTTTACAAAAAGATGCCTTTTACGGACGGAACAACAGAGAGTTATTTATCAGAGAAGAAAGAGAAGGAGTTATAA
- a CDS encoding monovalent cation/H+ antiporter complex subunit F, whose protein sequence is MIEFSLVLKFAMMILSITIFFCMYRAVIGPTIPDRIIGINLIGTKTTVMIVFIGALFNETGFFDIALLYAMLAFITSIAIVKYMEMEK, encoded by the coding sequence ATGATTGAATTCAGTCTGGTTCTTAAGTTTGCAATGATGATCTTGTCAATAACAATTTTTTTCTGCATGTACCGGGCGGTTATTGGGCCGACAATCCCGGACAGGATAATCGGAATTAATCTTATAGGCACAAAAACAACTGTTATGATTGTCTTTATCGGGGCATTGTTTAATGAAACAGGATTTTTTGATATTGCCCTTTTATATGCAATGCTTGCATTTATTACGAGCATTGCCATAGTTAAATATATGGAGATGGAAAAATGA
- a CDS encoding Na+/H+ antiporter subunit E: MSKRSKEMDILLRPALFLFIFWMILSFPADLKSENFWINMAEHFVIGAALSVFLAKVTKGMFLVTEETSLFNFKYVYRLFLYWLRLSADIILAGIDVARRIMRRKLLISPGIVEIDTSLKDDWLITLNGNSITLTPGTITVDVKKTKDGSRFLVHCISQDAVKDMQEGKGFVERIQKIYK, encoded by the coding sequence ATGTCCAAAAGATCGAAAGAAATGGATATTCTGCTTCGACCGGCATTGTTTCTCTTTATTTTTTGGATGATTCTAAGTTTTCCGGCAGATTTAAAATCGGAAAATTTCTGGATTAACATGGCGGAGCATTTTGTAATAGGCGCGGCTTTGTCGGTTTTTCTTGCCAAAGTAACCAAAGGGATGTTTCTCGTAACAGAAGAAACATCCCTTTTTAATTTTAAATATGTTTACCGCCTTTTTTTGTATTGGCTGAGATTATCGGCCGATATTATTCTGGCAGGGATAGATGTCGCGCGCAGGATTATGCGCCGGAAACTTCTGATATCACCCGGTATTGTTGAAATTGACACATCTCTGAAGGATGATTGGTTGATTACACTTAATGGCAATTCTATCACCCTGACACCCGGAACTATTACGGTAGATGTGAAAAAGACAAAAGACGGAAGCAGATTTCTGGTTCATTGTATCAGCCAGGACGCAGTGAAGGATATGCAGGAAGGTAAAGGATTTGTCGAGAGGATACAGAAAATATATAAATAG
- the tsaB gene encoding tRNA (adenosine(37)-N6)-threonylcarbamoyltransferase complex dimerization subunit type 1 TsaB yields the protein MKILAVETTGLIESVAVYDNGNITEINHEVKSHSAHLLKAIDKVLKKSCVKLEDLDYLAASTGPGSFIGTRIGLSTLQGLSLALNIPLVGAATLDALAENIWDSDLDLKKINYICPLILSKDENVYAAVYIIKNNKLKRVSKYQYVSINEFLKTFRKDKIPGCIAFLGETKGFENYIIGIFGEKAFILRDKYLPRAHNIALLAYRNIKKKKVKKTVYPSPIYVRPFLAKKMD from the coding sequence GTGAAAATCCTGGCAGTTGAAACAACGGGTTTAATTGAAAGTGTTGCCGTTTATGATAACGGCAACATAACAGAGATTAATCATGAAGTTAAATCGCATTCCGCGCATCTCTTAAAGGCTATAGACAAAGTCTTAAAAAAGTCGTGTGTTAAATTAGAAGATTTGGATTACCTTGCGGCTTCAACCGGGCCCGGTTCTTTTATAGGAACCAGGATTGGTTTAAGCACTTTGCAGGGATTAAGCCTTGCCTTGAATATCCCCCTGGTGGGCGCAGCCACACTCGACGCCCTTGCTGAAAATATATGGGATTCGGATTTGGATTTAAAAAAAATCAACTATATTTGTCCTTTGATATTAAGCAAGGATGAAAATGTCTATGCCGCTGTTTATATTATCAAAAATAATAAATTGAAACGTGTAAGCAAATATCAGTATGTTTCAATTAATGAATTTTTGAAAACATTCCGAAAAGATAAGATACCGGGCTGTATAGCTTTTTTGGGAGAAACAAAAGGATTTGAAAATTATATTATCGGTATTTTCGGAGAAAAAGCGTTCATTTTGCGGGACAAGTATCTTCCCAGGGCTCACAATATAGCATTGCTGGCATACAGGAACATTAAAAAGAAAAAGGTTAAAAAAACAGTTTATCCGTCACCGATATATGTCAGGCCCTTTTTAGCTAAAAAAATGGACTAA
- the tsaE gene encoding tRNA (adenosine(37)-N6)-threonylcarbamoyltransferase complex ATPase subunit type 1 TsaE: MFTFISKSVKDTEFISKELSKSIYPGDIICLIGELGAGKTCFSKGLIRGLGVPAKYIISPTFTIINEYKGKHPVYHFDLYRLKDENELEILGFEEYFYGKGVTIIEWADKLKNFLPDNRIEIYFSHINETTRRIVFKLMGQKWISRDIK; this comes from the coding sequence AAGACACTGAATTTATTTCTAAAGAATTATCAAAATCAATCTACCCGGGAGATATCATTTGTCTTATAGGAGAATTAGGCGCAGGGAAAACCTGTTTTTCAAAAGGGTTAATCCGCGGACTGGGCGTACCGGCTAAATATATTATAAGCCCCACCTTTACAATTATTAACGAATACAAGGGGAAACACCCTGTATATCATTTTGACCTGTATCGTTTAAAAGATGAAAATGAACTGGAAATATTGGGTTTCGAGGAATATTTTTACGGCAAAGGAGTAACGATTATTGAGTGGGCGGATAAGTTGAAAAATTTTTTACCGGACAACAGGATTGAAATATATTTTTCACATATTAATGAAACTACCCGCCGGATTGTTTTCAAGCTGATGGGGCAAAAATGGATAAGTCGTGATATAAAATAA